The window CACCGCCCCGAGAGCCCCTCACAGGCTGCTTCGAAGGTCGTTCAGGCGATGGACCAAGCGATTCCATCGAGGATGTCGTGCTCCGACACGACAACCTCGGAAGCGCCGATACGTTCCATGAGCGCCAACAGCACCAGCGCGCCCGCGCCGATCACGTCCACCCGGCCCGGATGCATCACCGGGATCGCCGCGCGCTCGGCGTGCGTCTGCGTCAGCATCCGCTCACTGATCCCGCGGACCTGCTCGTAGGAGATCCGGGAGTGGTGGATGGCCGACGAGCGGTACTCCGGCAGCCCCAGCGCGATCCCGGCGACCGTGGTCACCGAGCCGGCCAGGCCCACCAGGGTGCGCGCCTCGGACAGCGGGACGCTCTCGGCGGCCAGGTCCAGCGCCGCCTCGATGTCCGCCCGGATCGCGGCGACCTGCTCCGCGGTCGGCGGGTCCGTGACGACCCCGTCCACCACCAGGTGCCGCTCGGTCATCCGGACGCAGCCGATGTCCACGGAACGGGCCGCCCGGACGTGCTCCTCGCCGACCACGAACTCGGTGGAGCCACCGCCGATGTCCACCACCAGGAACGGCCGCTCCAGGTGCTCGTGGGCCGTGAGCTCCTTGGTGGCACCCGTGAAGGAGAACTCCGCCTCCTGGTCACCGGAGATCACCTCGGGCTCGACGCCCAGGATGTCCAGGACGCCCCGGACGAAGTCCGCCCGGTTCTCGGCGTCCCGGGAGGCGGAGGTCGCCACGAAGCGCACGCGCTCCGCGCCGAACTCCTTGATGACCCCCGCGTACTCGCGGCAGGCGGCGAAGGTGCGCTCCAGGGCCTCCGGGGCCAGGCGGCCGGTCCGGTCCACGCCCTGGCCGAGCCGGACGACGGTCATCCGGCGGTCCAGCTCGACCAGCTCGCCGGTGGCCGGGTCGCAGTCCGCCACGAGCAGCCGGATGGAGTTCGTGCCGCAGTCGACGGCGGCGACCCGGGTCACGCCCGCGACTCCCCGTCGTCCGTCTTCTTCTCACCGCACGGCACGACGCAGGCGCCCTTGGCCCACCACTCGGGCAGCATGGCGAGGGCCTCGTCGCCGAACGGGTTCACCCCGGGGCCGGCGGCCAGGGAGTGGCCGACCAGCACGTGCAGGCACTTGACCCGGTCCGGCATGCCGCCGGCGCTCGGGAAGCCCTGGAGCACCTCGATGGCGTCGCGCCGCTCGATGTAGTCCTCGTGCGCGGCCTGGTAGGCGGCGGCCAGTTCCTTGTCCTCGGCGAGCCGGGCCTGCATCTCCTTCATCACGCCGTTGGCCTCCAGCGTGCCGATCGCGGAGGCCGCGCGCGGGCACGTCAGGTAGTACAGCGTCGGGAAGGGGGTGCCGTCGGGGAGCCGCGGGGCGGTCTCCACCACGTCCGGCTGCCCGCAGGGGCAGCGGTGCGCGATGGCGCGCAGTCCGCGCGGCGGGCGGCCGAGCTGCTGCTCGAACGCCTCGATGTCCGCGTCGGTCGGCTCGGTCCGGTCGGTCTGGGGCGGGGGCGTCTGCATGCCTGGAGGAAGTCTCTTCGTTCTCGTGGATGGGTGCTGCGGTACGGCGGTACGGGTCAGTCGCCGGGGCGGTCGGCCTTGTCGACGCCGTCCCAGACGTTGGAGTACCAGGGCCGGTCGGAGCCGGCCTGGCCGGTCCGGTTCGGCTGTGGGGGCTGGGCCCCGGGGTCGCTCATGATGTAGCCGATCTCCCCCGGGCGCAGGAAGTGCAGGTGCTTGCGCGCCTGCTGCTCCGCGTAGGCGTCGTCCTGCCAGCGGGCCTTCTCGTCGC is drawn from Streptomyces sp. NBC_01232 and contains these coding sequences:
- a CDS encoding Ppx/GppA phosphatase family protein, which encodes MTRVAAVDCGTNSIRLLVADCDPATGELVELDRRMTVVRLGQGVDRTGRLAPEALERTFAACREYAGVIKEFGAERVRFVATSASRDAENRADFVRGVLDILGVEPEVISGDQEAEFSFTGATKELTAHEHLERPFLVVDIGGGSTEFVVGEEHVRAARSVDIGCVRMTERHLVVDGVVTDPPTAEQVAAIRADIEAALDLAAESVPLSEARTLVGLAGSVTTVAGIALGLPEYRSSAIHHSRISYEQVRGISERMLTQTHAERAAIPVMHPGRVDVIGAGALVLLALMERIGASEVVVSEHDILDGIAWSIA
- a CDS encoding DUF501 domain-containing protein gives rise to the protein MQTPPPQTDRTEPTDADIEAFEQQLGRPPRGLRAIAHRCPCGQPDVVETAPRLPDGTPFPTLYYLTCPRAASAIGTLEANGVMKEMQARLAEDKELAAAYQAAHEDYIERRDAIEVLQGFPSAGGMPDRVKCLHVLVGHSLAAGPGVNPFGDEALAMLPEWWAKGACVVPCGEKKTDDGESRA